Proteins encoded together in one Gemmatimonadota bacterium DH-78 window:
- a CDS encoding metalloregulator ArsR/SmtB family transcription factor produces MVPTSDVLFRTLADPTRRALFERLCRGGDQTVTALTVQAGVSQPAVSKHLRVLREAGLVEGVRDGRAIVYSANLRALEPLADWTREMREFWEARFDDLEHLLDRMDP; encoded by the coding sequence ATTGTGCCGACTTCCGACGTCCTCTTCCGCACCCTCGCCGATCCCACGCGCCGCGCGCTGTTCGAGCGGCTCTGCCGCGGTGGCGACCAGACGGTGACCGCCCTCACGGTCCAGGCCGGCGTGTCTCAGCCCGCGGTCTCCAAGCACCTGCGGGTGCTGCGCGAGGCGGGCCTGGTCGAGGGCGTGCGCGACGGACGTGCCATCGTCTACAGCGCGAACCTGCGGGCGCTCGAGCCGCTCGCCGACTGGACACGGGAGATGCGGGAGTTCTGGGAGGCGCGGTTCGACGATCTCGAACACCTGCTCGACAGGATGGACCCATGA
- a CDS encoding DUF2239 family protein — MNDSIPGPFAAFEGPRRIASGDLETVALAIHDRVASTREALLAFDETTGRQVDIDLRGDREGVRLWVRNWLRYHAAQPAAGASGGGASREAAEAAAPPRRRGRPRLGVVSREVTLLPRHWAWLSSQGSSASAVLRRLIDEARKVDAGPARQREARDATYRFIAAMAGDRPGFEDAVRALYGSDRDTFEGVLEGWPPDVAELAGRLATGAFEVADTLPRGYI; from the coding sequence ATGAACGATTCCATTCCCGGCCCGTTCGCCGCCTTCGAGGGCCCCCGACGCATCGCCTCCGGCGACCTGGAAACGGTGGCCCTCGCCATCCACGACCGGGTCGCGAGCACCCGAGAGGCCTTGCTCGCATTCGACGAGACCACCGGCCGCCAGGTCGACATCGACCTGCGCGGCGACCGCGAGGGGGTGCGGCTCTGGGTGCGGAACTGGCTGCGGTACCATGCGGCTCAGCCGGCGGCCGGAGCGTCGGGGGGCGGGGCGTCTCGGGAGGCGGCGGAAGCGGCGGCCCCTCCGCGCCGCCGCGGGCGCCCCCGCCTCGGCGTGGTCAGCCGCGAGGTGACGCTTCTGCCGCGCCACTGGGCGTGGCTGTCGTCGCAGGGCAGCAGCGCCTCGGCAGTGCTGCGCCGTCTGATCGACGAGGCGCGCAAGGTCGATGCGGGTCCGGCGCGCCAGCGCGAGGCCCGCGACGCCACCTACCGGTTCATCGCCGCCATGGCAGGCGACCGACCCGGCTTCGAGGATGCGGTGAGGGCGCTGTACGGCTCCGATCGGGACACCTTCGAGGGTGTGCTCGAGGGGTGGCCTCCCGATGTGGCGGAACTGGCCGGGCGCCTGGCGACGGGGGCCTTCGAGGTTGCCGACACATTGCCGCGCGGTTATATCTAA
- a CDS encoding SRPBCC domain-containing protein, which produces MTDTGLRAVVVERDFDHPPEKVWRALTDPDLVAEWLMKNDFRPEVGRTFTLKGEWGGDLDCEVLTVEPHRRLAYSWNFDSDQAAFALKSVVTFTLSPTPDRRGVPMNWNRFIRQAHRWVSMVFLIAVGFATWASFTGRSEESMLYYLPLPPLFLLMASGAYLLVLPWWSRGRRGDVAD; this is translated from the coding sequence ATGACCGACACCGGACTCCGCGCAGTGGTGGTGGAACGCGACTTCGACCACCCTCCCGAGAAGGTGTGGCGAGCCCTCACCGACCCCGACCTGGTCGCCGAGTGGCTCATGAAGAACGACTTCCGCCCGGAAGTCGGCCGCACCTTCACTCTGAAAGGCGAGTGGGGAGGCGATCTCGACTGCGAAGTGCTGACGGTCGAACCGCACCGTCGACTGGCCTACAGCTGGAACTTCGACTCCGACCAGGCGGCCTTCGCCCTCAAGAGCGTCGTCACCTTCACCCTCAGCCCCACCCCTGACCGAAGAGGAGTCCCCATGAATTGGAATCGCTTCATCCGACAGGCGCATCGGTGGGTGTCGATGGTGTTTCTCATCGCCGTCGGCTTCGCCACCTGGGCCTCCTTCACCGGCCGGAGCGAGGAGAGCATGCTCTACTACCTGCCCCTGCCCCCCCTCTTCCTCCTGATGGCCAGCGGCGCGTACCTGCTCGTGCTCCCCTGGTGGAGCCGCGGTCGGCGCGGAGACGTCGCGGACTGA